In Solanum pennellii chromosome 7, SPENNV200, the following are encoded in one genomic region:
- the LOC107024099 gene encoding probable protein phosphatase 2C 27: MCIQDSEQVNEGMENLDISNTDDNFKNQSLHSEAEFQHTQNENCGKVTSSSPSVMRNSFPLESISEDTTIADRKQILLSNFLPALRSGDWSDIGGRLDMEDTHICIADLAKNFGLNILGEDAISFYGVFDGHGGKGASQFVRDYLPKIIVEDADFPLELEKVVTRSFAETDAALAKSCYVDSALSSGTTALTAMIFGRSLLVANAGDCRAVVSRRGLAIEMSRDHRPCCVTERTRIESVGGFVDDGYLNGQLGVSRALGNWHIKGLKEVEKGGPLSAEPELKLLTLTKEDEFLIIGSDGIWDVFRSQNAVDFARRRLQDHNNVKRCCKEMIDEAKKRGAIDNLTVVMVCFHSEPPPPVVFQRSRIRKSISAEGLANLRSLLED, translated from the exons ATGTGTATTCAAGATTCAGAGCAAGTGAATGAGGGTATGGAAAATTTGGACATTTCCAACACTGATGACAATTTCAAGAACCAATCTTTACATTCTGAGGCTGAATTTCAACATACCCAAAATGAGAATTGTGGAAAAGTTACTTCTTCTAGTCCTTCTGTCATGAGAAACTCATTCCCA CTGGAAAGTATTTCAGAAGACACAACTATTGCAGATCGGAAACAAATACTGTTGAGTAATTTCCTCCCGGCCCTTAGGTCGGGTGATTGGTCTGATATTGGAGGTCGCCTTGACATGGAAGACACTCACATCTGTATTGCAGACCTAGCTAAGAATTTTGGCCTTAATATACTTGGTGAGGATGCTATTTCTTTCTATGGA GTCTTTGATGGACATGGAGGGAAAGGAGCATCACAGTTTGTTCGTGATTACTTACCAAAGATCATTGTCGAGGATGCTGATTTCCCCCTGGAACTTGAGAAAGTGGTTACAAGATCTTTTGCAGAGACGGATGCTGCCCTCGCCAAGTCATGCTATGTTGACTCAGCCTTGTCCTCCGGCACTACTGCACTCACTGCAATGATATTTGGAAG ATCACTTCTTGTGGCCAATGCTGGTGATTGTCGAGCAGTTGTATCTCGACGTGGACTGGCTATAGAAATGTCAAGGGATCACAGACCTTGTTGTGTTACTGAAAGAACTCGCATTGAGTCAGTAGGTGGATTTGTTGATGATGGCTATTTGAATGGACAGCTAGGCGTGAGCCGGGCTTTAGGTAACTGGCATATTAAAGGATTGAAGGAGGTTGAGAAGGGCGGACCATTGAGCGCTGAACCTGAGCTGAAACTGCTGACATTGACAAAGGAGGACGAGTTCCTGATTATCGGTAGTGATGGGATATGGGATGTTTTCCGAAGCCAAAATGCAGTTGATTTTGCTCGGAGGAGACTGCAGGACCATAACAATGTAAAGAGATGCTGCAAGGAAATGATAGACGAGGCCAAAAAACGTGGTGCCATAGACAACTTAACAGTAGTCATGGTCTGTTTTCACTCCGAGCCTCCACCTCCAGTTGTTTTTCAAAGATCAAGAATAAGGAAAAGTATATCCGCCGAGGGACTTGCAAATCTAAGATCTTTGCTTGAAGACTAG